The Macadamia integrifolia cultivar HAES 741 unplaced genomic scaffold, SCU_Mint_v3 scaffold1527, whole genome shotgun sequence genome has a segment encoding these proteins:
- the LOC122064116 gene encoding uncharacterized protein C6C3.02c-like, producing the protein MPRRSSGGRPAPRAASRAAPVRNPPKPATPAPPPAPIQGGGGSMVGGLGATIAEGMAFGTGSAMAHRAVDAVMGPRVIQHETVASGAPATAPVSASTMGSVVGSDGCSVQSKAFQDCLNNYGNDISKCQFYMDMLTECRRSSGAVMGV; encoded by the exons ATGCCTCGCCGAAGCTCTGGGg GAAGGCCAGCACCTCGTGCAGCCTCTCGTGCTGCTCCAGTGCGTAACCCACCTAAACCAG CAACCCCAGCTCCTCCTCCGGCACCTATACAGGGTGGCGGTGGATCCATGGTTGGAGGACTCGGTGCCACCATTGCGGAAG GAATGGCTTTTGGCACTGGAAGCGCAATGGCTCACAGAGCTGTGGATGCAGTAATGGGTCCTCGCGTGATTCAGCATGAAACTGTGGCCTCGGGAGCTCCTGCTACTGCCCCTGTATCTGCCTCTACCATGGGCAGTGTTGTAGGATCGGATGGTTGCAGTGTTCAATCCAAGGCCTTCCAAGAT TGCCTGAACAATTATGGAAACGATATCAGCAAGTGTCAGTTCTACATGGACATGCTAACTGAGTGCCGCAGGAGCTCTGGTGCTGTGATGGGTGTTTAA
- the LOC122064111 gene encoding plastidal glycolate/glycerate translocator 1, chloroplastic-like: MAFASATPRFLRSSPTHSTGILQKPVTPFVKTHLQSSLAFNGIQILHKSLNDQRISRPIRAIGPKSWSVPVAPDSSHSCRQIMVKSMSKGGGSVSVGFQSVVGILHLLVSLGIILAMDKFLKQAFVAAAIKFPSALFGMFCVFSALMILDSVVPSAATSLMNFFEPANLFIQRWLPLFYVPSLVVLPLAVKDIPAASGVKICLIIVVGWLASLSVAGYTAIAVRKIVKTQMIAAEPMSKPSPFSTFEVWTWTGIFLASFISALLYPTVLGTNARTCLPFLLAATVLGYMVGSGLPSDIKKVFHPIICCGLSADLAALAFGYLSKSGLDAVLGYYLTKVSSNPGAGDILMGFLGSVIISFAFSMFKQRKLVKRHATEIFSTVIISALFSLYSTALIGRLVGLEPALTISILPRCITVALALSIVSFFEGANASLTAAVVVLTGLVGANFVQTVLDKLRLNDPIARGIATASSAHGLGTAALSAKEPEALPFCAIAYALTGIFGSLICSVPAVRQSLLLIVG, encoded by the exons ATGGCTTTTGCTTCAGCCACCCCCAGATTTTTGCGTTCTTCTCCCACCCACTCCACGGGAATTCTTCAAAAACCAGTGACTCCATTTGTGAAGACCCATTTACAGTCATCATTAGCTTTCAATGGCATTCAGATCTTACATAAAAGCCTCAATGACCAACGAATTTCACGGCCAATTAGAGCTATTGGGCCCAAATCATGGTCGGTCCCTGTTGCTCCAGACAGTAGTCACTCTTGCCGGCAAATTATGGTGAAATCTATGAGCAAGGGAGGTGGGAGTGTCTCTGTTGGGTTTCAGAGT GTAGTCGGTATTTTGCATCTGTTAGTTTCGCTCGGAATCATTCTGGCAATGGATAAATTTTTGAAACAGGCTTTTGTAGCCGCGGCTATCAAGTTTCCAAGTGCCCTTTTCGGGATGTTCTGTGTGTTTTCCGCTCTGATGATTCTTGATTCGGTAGTCCCTTCAGCTGCAACAAGTTTGATGAACTTTTTCGAGCCAGCAAATTTGTTTATTCAGAGGTGGCTTCCATTGTTTTATGTTCCTTCTTTGGTGGTTTTGCCTCTGGCTGTGAAGGATATTCCTGCGGCTTCAGGGGTCAAGATCTGTTTGATCATAG TTGTGGGTTGGCTGGCTTCACTTTCTGTTGCTGGTTACACAGCAATAGCTGTAAGAAAGATTGTGAAGACACAAATGATAGCTGCTGAACCCATGTCAAaaccttccccattttcaacgTTTGAAGTGTGGACTTGGACTGGAATTTTCCTTGCGTCATTTATTTCTGCATTGCTATATCCAACAGTACTTGGGACAAATGCAAGAACATGCCTGCCTTTCCTACTTGCAGCTACCGTGTTAGGTTACATGGTTGGTTCTGG GTTGCCTTCTGATATCAAGAAGGTGTTCCACCCAATTATTTGTTGTGGGCTATCAGCAGATTTGGCGGCGTTAGCTTTTGGGTATTTATCAAAGTCTGGATTGGATGCTGTTCTAG GATATTATCTCACGAAAGTTTCATCTAATCCTGGAGCTGGTGACATTCTGATGGGATTTTTGGGATCTGTTATTATTTCTTTTGCCTTTTCAATGTTCAAACAGAGAAAG CTTGTCAAGAGGCATGCAACAGAGATTTTCTCAACTGTGATCATCTCCGCATTATTCTCATTGTATTCAACTGCACTCATAGGGCGTCTTGTTGGCCTAGAACCTGCTTTGACTATATCGATTTTGCCAAGATGTATAACAGTTGCATTAGCCCTCAGCATTGTCTCCTTTTTTGAAG GTGCTAATGCATCTCTCACAGCTGCTGTTGTTGTACTAACTGGTCTTGTCGGTGCAAATTTTGTACAAACGGTGCTTGACAAACTTCGTTTGAATGATCCTATAGCTCGAGGAATAGCAACGGCATCTAG TGCTCATGGATTAGGGACGGCAGCTTTATCAGCAAAGGAGCCTGAAGCCCTCCCTTTCTGTGCAATTGCTTATGCTCTAACTGGAATCTTTGGCTCATTAATTTGTTCAGTTCCAGCAGTCAGACAGAGCCTGCTTCTGATAGTCGGATAA
- the LOC122064115 gene encoding uncharacterized protein LOC122064115 — protein sequence MKLLSWNCQGINPSLTVRNLKDFVRKNRPEIIFLMGTKAKLDKLESLKRSLGMYNHFTVDPIGLSGGLCVFGLHSICLNIMSAGSHIINATIDASRGLLHWEVSFVYASKGQSSLGIIAVGFALIKLLPTLVGGLAPHPTGPIASSLHQNIQRCEPTFRKWNWSSFGHLQSRIKKLREDLLGIQSLPFSDDNQAMEEVISFNLAEALKLEEKFKLTLDDIISYPQSAFVSVRSISENVFMAHKLFHYIRQQKKGKIKLAAIKLDMKKAYDRLEGGFIEGILKRFGFSSHWIKMCMQCLPAAHFKVLINGIPQGHICAQALSSVFSNAENIGEIHEWILLELSNLKKSLDLYCRASGQAINLVKSSIIFSPNTHHRICRWLSKSLNLGLPVDFGQSKKTLFKGVRDRTLNLTGGWKSKLLSHSARETLIKSEAFAIPTYSGSHFKIPASIHCDLNKKNLKRKFTGSLGIAIYFPRSSFLDARLGSSPSWGCEVSWMAGSFFLLVYLGSNGRSVRIRGDRWIPSLPNQMIPSPKAVGCDLVWVSEIIDHPNRCWNRVSLAAFFPPLVEAAILSIPLSLVECDDHLFWGEGNSSTFSVKRAYHLTSNHADQLRGAKPSSSTSRAYQRVYDKTWKFIWRIKTLPNIWSFLWRCCADGVAVGEGFQRQHMRLVASCARCGSTLETPHHVLVACPFAKAVWFGSSVSVWADCDPSLGLEGWLESWKNLPSPLQDQAKPFSPEEVIRKAQSSFDEFCLVTAPGLHSPLSTPACPACGGWSLPPSGFIKVNSDAAVLSSKKAGVGFVARNSLGEVLAAVSEPIPYTSPLIAESLGLRSATLRAISKGWPKVIFGCDS from the exons ATGAAGCTCCTCAGTTGGAACTGTCAAGGAATCAATCCATCCCTGACAGTTCGTAATCTTAAGGATTTTGTGAGGAAGAATCGGCCAGAAATCATCTTCCTTATGGGGACCAAAGCCAAGCTTGACAAGTTGGAGAGCCTCAAAAGGTCCCTAGGTATGTACAACCACTTCACTGTTGATCCTATTGGTTTATCTGGTGGTTTATGTGTTTTTGGGTTACATTCTATCTGTTTAAATATTATGTCTGCTGGTTCTCATATTATAAATGCTACTATTGATGCTTCTCGTGGTCTTCTGCACTGGGAAGTCTCTTTTGTTTATG CTTCAAAGGGCCAAAGTTCACTTGGAATAATCGCCGTAGGCTTCGCCTTGATAAAGCTCTTGCCAACTCTGGTTGGAG GCCTGGCACCCCATCCCACTGGTCCAATTGCTTCTTCTCTCCACCAAAATATTCAGAGGTGTGAGCCTACTTTCAGGAAATGGAACTGGTCCTCCTTTGGTCATTTGCAATCCCGTATAAAGAAGCTTCGAGAGGACCTCCTTGGTATTCAAAgccttcctttctctgatgataATCAGGCTATGGAAGAAGTTATCTCTTTTAATCTTGCTGAGGCTCTTAAATTGGAAGAGAA GTTTAAGCTTACGCTTGATGATATTATCTCATACCCTCAATCAGCTTTTGTTTCAGTAAGATCCATCTCAGAGAATGTTTTTATGGCCCATAAGTTGTTTCACTACATCCGTCAGCAGAAGAAGGGTAAGATTAAGCTGGCTGCTATCAAGCTTGACATGAAAAAGGCTTATGATAGGTTAGAAGGGGGGTTTATTGAGGGGATTCTTAAAAGATTTGGATTTAGTTCCCATTGGATCAAGATGTGTATGCAATGTTTGCCTGCGGCTCATTTCAAAGTGCTTATTAATGGAATCCCTCAGGGTCATATTTGTGCCCAAGCTCTTAGCTCTGTTTTTTCTAATGCCGAGAATATTGGTGAAATTCATG AGTGGATCTTGCTTGAGCtctctaatttaaaaaaaagtcTGGATCTCTACTGTCGAGCTAGCGGTCAAGCCATTAACCTTGTGAAGTCATCTATCATTTTCAGCCCAAACACCCATCATCGTATTTGCAGATGGTTGTCCAAGTCTCTAAACTTGGGCCTCCCAGTTGACTTTGGTCAAAGTAAGAAAACTCTCTTTAAAGGTGTTCGAGATCGCACTTTGAATCTCACTGGAGGGTGGAAATCTAAGCTTTTATCTCACTCTGCCCGTGAAACTCTCATCAAGTCTGAGGCTTTTGCTATTCCGACTTACTCGGGGTCCCACTTTAAAATTCCAGCTTCCATCCATTGTGACTTGAACAAGAAGAATCTAAAGCGAAAGTTCACTGGATCTCTTGGGATC GCTATCTATTTTCCACGGTCTTCTTTTCTTGATGCTCGTCTCGGGTCCTCTCCATCTTGGGGATGCGAAGTATCCTGGATGGCAGGGAGCTTTTTTCTTCTGGTCTATCTTGGGAGTAATGGCCGTTCTGTTCGTATACGGGGCGATCGCTGGATTCCTTCTTTGCCAAACCAGATGATCCCTTCTCCCAAGGCTGTGGGTTGCGATCTTGTTTGGGTCTCTGAGATTATTGATCATCCTAACAGGTGTTGGAACCGTGTGTCTTTGGCTGCCTTCTTCCCCCCTCTTGTTGAAGCTGCTATTTTGTCCATCCCCTTGAGTTTGGTGGAATGTGATGATCATCTTTTTTGGGGAGAAGGTAACTCCAGCACGTTCTCGGTTAAGCGGGCCTATCATCTTACTTCTAATCATGCTGACCAGCTTCGGGGAGCAAAGCCCTCTTCATCCACTTCTCGTGCTTATCAAAGAGTTTATGACAAGACTTGGAAGTTTATCTGGAGAATTAAAACTCTCCCTAACATTTGGTCTTTTCTTTGGCGATGCTGTGCAGATGGGGTTGCGGTTGGGGAAGGCTTCCAGCGTCAGCATATGCGTCTTGTTGCTTCTTGTGCAAGGTGCGGAAGCACTCTTGAGACTCCTCATCATGTGCTTGTAGCTTGCCCATTTGCAAAAGCTGTTTGGTTTGGCTCCTCCGTTTCGGTTTGGGCTGATTGTGATCCCTCTCTTGGGTTGGAAGGTTGGCTCGAGTCCTGGAAGAATCTGCCCTCGCCCTTGCAAGATCAGGCTAAGCCG TTCTCTCCTGAGGAGGTCATTCGCAAAGCTCAAAGTTCCTTCGACGAGTTTTGCCTTGTTACAGCCCCTGGCTTGCACTCTCCTCTGTCCACGCCTGCTTGTCCTGCCTGTGGGGGCTGGTCACTTCCCCCTTCCGGTTTCATTAAGGTTAATTCTGATGCAGCGGTCCTTTCCAGTAAGAAGGCGGGTGTGGGTTTTGTGGCGCGCAACTCTTTGGGTGAGGTTTTGGCAGCTGTCTCTGAACCAATCCCGTACACTTCACCTTTGATTGCCGAGTCTCTTGGATTGCGTTCGGCCACGCTTCGTGCCATTTCTAAGGGCTGGCCAAAGGTGATTTTTGGGTGTGATTCCTAG